In Leishmania mexicana MHOM/GT/2001/U1103 complete genome, chromosome 20, one genomic interval encodes:
- a CDS encoding membrane-bound acid phosphatase precursor, which translates to MLRGIGFLYRCVVVVVVAVVVSAAVVSAAPMYKVELVQVVHRHGARSPLVDDNHTLICGTEFPCGFLNYEGQAMLVNLGKYLHHRYTENPSVVSKPYFPYSWYNLSISYTRSTDVLRTLQSANGLLQGLFPNMSTFFPAIHAVGRKEDVLLHSYMVPMIRARFNYAKEELRAVCDEVLDRLMSFDQLQAVAAEVHSQRFCANYTLRSRCAKRLCDIGRAYEPTGRLESLPLLSRHLDDVCAVTAMSSYFYFAYNASNPVHQKQGAPFYHLAKLLVSNMVAHQQRETAPPYKLYEYSAHDTTISPLAVSFGDNSMEAMLPPFGTAFIIELLSLTDAPAAPSSFYVRLLRGHSGVRPESNFTFALSHFDMRCQDATGNTYIATDNICPFADFERFINSTAPTSPMGTCYLDPGLLFRMDCPIDVVSDNRSLSEDCLFYRQHCSNYSCGTGYYLDAIDYGCHRIPANNSTAGSSPMSSGGIAVLSITLFIVGGVASVGGMEVWRRYMKFKNKQSEAIIV; encoded by the coding sequence ATGCTCAGAGGCATCGGTTTCCTCTACcggtgcgtggtggtggtggtggtggctgtggtggtcagcgcagcggtggtgtcggcggCACCGATGTACAAGGTGGAGCTGGTGCAGGTGGTGCACCGCCACGGAGCCCGCTCCCCGCTCGTCGATGACAACCACACACTCATCTGCGGCACCGAGTTCCCGTGCGGGTTTCTCAACTACGAGGGTCAGGCGATGCTGGTGAACCTCGGTAAGTATCTGCACCATCGCTACACGGAGAACCCTTCGGTTGTGTCGAAGCCATACTTCCCGTACAGCTGGTACAACCTATCTATCTCGTATACGCGCTCGACggatgtgctgcgcacgCTTCAGAGCGCCAACGGGCTTCTGCAGGGCCTCTTCCCGAACATGTCGACTTTCTTTCCTGCAATCCACGCAGTGGGAAGAAAGGAGGATGTGCTACTGCACAGCTACATGGTGCCGATGATTCGCGCTCGCTTCAATTAcgcgaaggaggagctgcgggcCGTGTGCGACGAGGTGTTGGACAGACTAATGTCATTCGATCAGCTGCAGGCGGTAGCGGCGGAGGTTCACTCGCAGAGGTTTTGCGCCAACTACACCCTGCGCTCGCGTTGTGCGAAGCGGCTGTGCGACATTGGGCGCGCGTACGAGCCCACTGGCCGCTTGGAAAGTCTCCCGCTGCTTAGTCGGCACCTGGACGACGTGTGCGCTGTGACGGCGATGAGCTCGTATTTCTATTTCGCTTACAACGCCAGCAATCCCGTCCATCAGAAGCAAGGCGCACCGTTCTACCACCTGGCGAAACTGCTGGTGAGCAACATGGtagcgcaccagcagcgcgagacggcaccgccgtACAAGCTGTACGAGTACAGTGCACACGACACCACTATCTCGCCCCTGGCGGTTTCCTTCGGTGATAACTCGAtggaggcgatgctgccgccatTCGGCACAGCGTTTATCATAGAACTCCTGTCGCTGACGGAcgcgcctgccgcgccgtcgtccttctacgtgcggctgctgcgcggtcACTCTGGTGTGAGGCCGGAAAGTAACTTCACCTTCGCTCTGAGTCACTTCGACATGCGCTGCCAGGACGCGACGGGCAACACGTACATTGCGACGGACAACATATGCCCCTTCGCCGACTTTGAGCGCTTTATAAACTCCACCGCGCCAACGAGCCCGATGGGCACGTGCTACCTCGACCCTGGTCTTCTGTTCCGCATGGACTGCCCGATTGACGTCGTCAGCGACAACCGCAGCTTGTCGGAGGACTGCCTCTTCTACCGCCAGCACTGCAGCAACTACTCGTGCGGCACCGGCTACTACCTCGACGCGATCGACTACGGCTGCCACCGCATCCCGGCGAACAACTCAACGGCTGGATCGTCGCCCATGTCCAGCGGCGGGATTGCTGTCCTGAGCATCACACTCTTCATCGTCGGCGGAGTGGCGAGCGTCGGCGGTATGGAGGTGTGGAGACGCTACATGAAGTTCAAAAACAAGCAATCCGAGGCGATTATCGTCTGA